Proteins from one Natrinema salinisoli genomic window:
- a CDS encoding dCTP deaminase, with the protein MSPDHPLSEAVDNLVYEPVQVTDHGVDLTVSAVYEVAAAGRLDFGGDELEDADLEPVPTEMEHPHDEFGWWHLEGDQYVLQHNEFLTDLAEPAQLQPRNELLARGGSHPSMQVRNHLPLIPLTVADGGLKIKENARVSTLVPIGNGSASSE; encoded by the coding sequence ATGTCCCCCGATCACCCCCTCTCCGAGGCCGTCGACAACCTGGTGTACGAACCGGTACAGGTCACCGACCACGGAGTCGACCTGACGGTCAGCGCCGTCTACGAGGTCGCCGCCGCCGGCCGCCTCGACTTCGGCGGCGACGAACTCGAGGACGCCGACCTCGAGCCCGTCCCGACGGAGATGGAACACCCCCACGACGAGTTCGGCTGGTGGCACCTCGAGGGCGACCAGTACGTGCTCCAGCACAACGAGTTCCTCACCGACCTCGCGGAGCCGGCACAGCTCCAGCCGCGCAACGAACTGCTCGCTCGCGGCGGCTCGCATCCCTCGATGCAAGTCCGGAATCACCTGCCCCTGATTCCGCTGACGGTCGCCGACGGCGGGCTCAAAATCAAGGAGAACGCGCGGGTATCGACGCTCGTACCGATCGGGAACGGGTCAGCATCGAGCGAGTAA
- a CDS encoding long-chain-fatty-acid--CoA ligase — MTNLVTNVADAVADHGDNTAISFRGSETNYEEFWGQTGAFANALEERGLGEDDRVALYLPNVPPFLIAFHGTLRAGGVVVPMNPQYKAREIGHLLSDSEAKVVVALADLVPFVTEVKDETDVEHVVSIGGDAEGATPLEEFLEPGDPDIADRDDDDVAVQPYTSGTTGQPKGVQLTHSNLASNANSASKLIPDGIRPDDKQLGVLPLFHIYGMTVVMNTALFNGAAFYPMAEWDAQDAVSLIEEEELTIMHGVPAMYNDVINQPNAEEFDLSSVRLCGVGGSGIPVEVLRRFEELYEPKVYEGYGLTETSPITHFNSPLEGRRVGSVGKTVPDVDSKVVDEDFEELPPVEEGPIDEENADLREITGEIVVAGPNVMKGYYRLPEANEEAFTEEGGRRWFHTGDIGYRDEDGFFYVVDREKHMIVTGGYNVYPREVEELLFEHEDVADAAVAGIPDDRRGETVKAFIVRTPDGDVTEEEIKEYCLTNLAEYKHPREVEFVEELPRTTTGKVQKFKLREQEGGE, encoded by the coding sequence ATGACAAATCTTGTCACTAACGTCGCGGACGCCGTCGCGGACCACGGCGACAACACCGCGATCAGTTTTCGGGGGTCGGAGACGAACTACGAGGAGTTCTGGGGCCAAACGGGTGCCTTCGCGAACGCGCTCGAGGAACGAGGACTCGGCGAGGACGACCGCGTCGCACTCTATTTGCCCAACGTCCCGCCGTTTCTGATCGCCTTCCACGGGACCCTTCGCGCCGGCGGCGTCGTCGTCCCGATGAATCCCCAGTACAAGGCTCGGGAGATCGGCCATCTGCTCAGCGACAGCGAGGCGAAAGTCGTCGTCGCCCTGGCAGACCTCGTCCCCTTCGTCACCGAGGTCAAAGACGAGACGGACGTCGAGCACGTCGTCAGTATCGGCGGCGACGCCGAGGGTGCGACGCCGCTCGAGGAGTTCCTCGAGCCGGGCGATCCCGACATCGCGGATCGCGATGACGACGACGTCGCGGTCCAGCCGTACACGTCCGGGACGACCGGGCAGCCCAAGGGCGTCCAGCTCACCCACAGCAACCTCGCGTCGAACGCGAACTCGGCGTCGAAGCTCATTCCGGACGGGATTCGGCCGGACGACAAACAGCTCGGCGTGTTGCCGCTGTTCCACATCTACGGGATGACCGTCGTGATGAACACGGCGCTCTTCAACGGCGCCGCGTTCTACCCGATGGCGGAGTGGGACGCACAGGACGCCGTCTCGCTCATCGAAGAGGAGGAACTGACGATCATGCACGGCGTGCCGGCGATGTACAACGACGTCATCAACCAGCCCAACGCCGAGGAGTTCGACCTCTCGTCGGTGCGCCTCTGTGGCGTCGGCGGCTCCGGGATCCCGGTCGAGGTCTTGCGCCGGTTCGAGGAGCTCTACGAGCCGAAGGTCTACGAGGGATACGGCCTGACCGAGACCAGCCCGATCACCCACTTCAACAGCCCGCTCGAGGGCCGCCGCGTCGGCAGCGTGGGCAAGACGGTTCCCGACGTCGACTCGAAAGTCGTCGATGAGGACTTCGAGGAACTCCCACCGGTCGAAGAAGGACCGATCGACGAGGAGAACGCCGATCTCCGCGAGATCACCGGCGAGATCGTCGTCGCCGGGCCGAACGTGATGAAGGGGTACTACCGGCTGCCCGAGGCCAACGAGGAAGCCTTCACCGAGGAGGGCGGCCGGCGCTGGTTCCACACCGGCGACATCGGCTACCGAGACGAGGACGGCTTCTTCTACGTTGTCGACCGCGAGAAGCACATGATCGTCACCGGCGGCTACAACGTCTACCCGCGGGAAGTAGAAGAGTTGCTCTTCGAGCACGAGGACGTCGCCGACGCCGCCGTAGCTGGCATCCCCGACGACCGCCGCGGCGAGACCGTCAAGGCGTTCATCGTTCGCACCCCGGACGGCGACGTCACGGAGGAGGAGATCAAGGAGTACTGCCTGACCAACCTCGCGGAGTACAAACACCCCCGCGAAGTCGAGTTCGTCGAGGAACTCCCGCGAACGACGACCGGGAAAGTGCAGAAATTTAAGCTTCGCGAGCAGGAGGGGGGCGAATAA
- a CDS encoding mechanosensitive ion channel family protein — MNRLLGISSLIVSVVATVAANAAPTVDLTWLSTGGVAGGVIARKTLLAVAVVAGTYGVYQLVRHLLIQRIASKRRAHDARNVLRFGLGAVTVIGLLGVLTEQWVGVLFSLGVVGFAITFALQQPLFSLMGWVYIMVKRPYQVGDRVRIGDAKGDVIEVDFLVTTLWEINGELVSSNQPSGRVVTLPNSTVLSSEVYNFSWEQFPYVWNEISIQLSYETDLEFARRELTDVADEYLGERMAQNIARYRELLAETPVELEVRDGPSVNVVQQESWVELRLRYLVHPRRGQQTKNDLYERVLERFKQNPDRISFPVSRNR; from the coding sequence GTGAACAGGCTCCTCGGGATTTCCTCGCTGATCGTTTCGGTCGTCGCCACGGTCGCTGCGAACGCAGCGCCGACGGTGGATCTGACGTGGCTGTCGACCGGAGGCGTCGCCGGCGGTGTCATCGCTCGGAAGACCCTGCTGGCAGTCGCCGTCGTCGCCGGAACGTACGGGGTCTATCAGCTGGTTCGACATCTGCTGATCCAGCGGATCGCGAGCAAGCGCCGCGCTCACGACGCGCGAAACGTGCTCCGCTTTGGCCTCGGTGCGGTCACCGTCATCGGCTTGCTCGGCGTCCTGACGGAGCAGTGGGTCGGCGTGCTCTTCTCGCTTGGCGTCGTCGGGTTCGCGATCACCTTCGCGCTGCAGCAACCGCTGTTCTCGCTGATGGGCTGGGTCTACATCATGGTCAAACGTCCCTATCAGGTCGGTGATCGCGTCCGGATCGGGGACGCCAAGGGCGACGTGATCGAGGTCGACTTCCTCGTGACCACCCTGTGGGAGATCAATGGCGAACTCGTCTCCTCGAATCAACCCTCGGGCCGGGTCGTAACCCTGCCGAACAGCACCGTTCTCTCGTCGGAAGTCTACAACTTTTCGTGGGAGCAGTTTCCGTACGTCTGGAACGAGATTTCGATTCAGCTCTCCTACGAGACCGACCTCGAGTTCGCCCGCCGGGAACTGACCGACGTTGCAGACGAGTACCTCGGCGAACGGATGGCCCAGAACATCGCCCGCTACCGCGAACTCCTGGCCGAGACGCCGGTCGAACTCGAGGTTCGGGACGGCCCGTCGGTCAACGTCGTCCAGCAGGAGTCGTGGGTCGAGCTCCGACTCCGATACCTCGTCCATCCGCGACGCGGCCAGCAGACGAAAAACGACCTCTACGAGCGGGTCCTCGAGCGGTTCAAGCAAAACCCGGACCGGATCTCGTTCCCGGTCAGTCGGAATCGGTAA
- a CDS encoding universal stress protein — MYQDVLIPTDGSDGTRRSLNHGLTIAGRFDATVHALSVVPEGPLGTLQTDEAIPAAERAVERVEAEATREGVDVVTAVEQGVPHEEILAYADDHGIDMIVMGTQGRTGLDRVLVGSVTERIVRMADVPVVTVRLTEDIRIEDSDEAADIARKTAEREGYDDVTVLEDPHRTSASWIVPLETDRGPLHVHVDAVTSEGRVATGPETE, encoded by the coding sequence ATGTATCAGGACGTCCTCATCCCGACCGATGGGAGCGACGGGACTCGCCGATCGCTCAATCACGGACTGACGATCGCGGGTCGATTCGACGCCACGGTTCACGCGCTGTCCGTCGTTCCGGAGGGGCCGCTGGGTACGCTGCAGACCGACGAGGCGATCCCGGCCGCGGAACGGGCGGTCGAGCGGGTCGAGGCCGAAGCGACCCGGGAGGGAGTCGACGTCGTCACCGCGGTCGAACAGGGTGTTCCCCACGAAGAAATCCTCGCATACGCCGACGATCACGGGATCGACATGATTGTCATGGGTACGCAGGGCCGGACCGGGCTCGACCGCGTGCTGGTCGGCAGCGTTACCGAACGGATCGTCCGAATGGCCGACGTACCGGTCGTGACCGTCCGTCTGACCGAGGATATCCGGATCGAAGACTCCGACGAGGCGGCAGATATCGCCCGAAAGACGGCCGAACGCGAGGGGTACGACGACGTGACCGTTCTGGAGGATCCACATCGGACCAGCGCCTCCTGGATCGTGCCCCTCGAGACCGATAGGGGACCACTTCACGTCCACGTCGATGCCGTCACGAGCGAGGGACGCGTCGCGACGGGACCCGAAACCGAGTAA
- a CDS encoding DUF6159 family protein, whose product MTGRFRHGFDAVDASLDVFRAHPRLAILPLLSLAVVGSAYGAIAVVVLHYGLATAVFANSLVKYGTMFAAIAVASGIGVFFNAAVVHCAARHFAGEETTARDGLAAAWDVRGRIAKWSLLAATIGTALYIAEDNVPGVGTLTRSVLDLTWGLLTFFVVPVIVTDRTDALRSDLRKSGGAFSRTWGESISATIGIGLALLPVSLIGLGLLGVAFVSPTGIAAYVVGIAGGVLLVATIVVAQVLGMVVRTALYRYATTGERVGPLKELEPDGVFPEN is encoded by the coding sequence ATGACAGGACGATTCAGACATGGATTCGACGCCGTTGATGCCAGCCTCGACGTGTTTCGAGCCCATCCCCGCCTCGCGATCCTCCCGCTGTTGAGCCTCGCCGTCGTCGGGAGCGCGTACGGGGCCATCGCCGTGGTGGTGCTCCACTACGGGCTCGCGACCGCCGTGTTTGCAAACAGCCTCGTGAAGTACGGGACGATGTTCGCGGCAATCGCCGTCGCCTCCGGGATCGGGGTCTTCTTCAACGCCGCAGTAGTCCACTGCGCGGCTCGACACTTCGCCGGGGAGGAGACGACCGCCCGCGACGGGCTGGCCGCCGCGTGGGACGTCCGCGGTCGGATTGCGAAGTGGAGTCTGCTGGCCGCGACTATCGGCACTGCCCTCTATATCGCCGAGGACAACGTCCCCGGAGTCGGGACGCTCACCCGGTCGGTCCTCGATCTCACCTGGGGGCTCCTGACGTTCTTCGTCGTTCCGGTGATCGTCACGGACCGCACCGACGCGCTCCGCTCGGACCTGCGTAAGAGCGGCGGGGCCTTCTCCCGAACGTGGGGCGAGAGCATCTCCGCCACCATCGGAATCGGGCTCGCCCTGCTTCCGGTGAGTCTGATCGGACTCGGCCTCCTCGGCGTCGCGTTCGTTTCACCCACGGGCATCGCGGCGTACGTGGTGGGAATCGCGGGCGGCGTCCTCCTCGTCGCGACGATCGTCGTCGCACAGGTTCTCGGCATGGTCGTTCGCACCGCACTCTATCGGTACGCGACCACAGGCGAACGGGTCGGTCCGCTCAAGGAGCTCGAACCGGACGGCGTCTTTCCCGAGAACTAA
- a CDS encoding enoyl-CoA hydratase/isomerase family protein: MALGDDVLLDIEDEGVATITLNQPDRRNPLSEGISAGLTEALDEIEDSDARCVVVEGSGGSFSAGGDIESMVEGIENEVPADERVRTLERSTNELMRRLVEFPVPTVAAIDGPAVGAGANLALACDMQLATEDAVFGFVFRQVGLSVDAGTSYLLPRVVGENVAKELVLTGDIIGADRALGLGLVNHVYGADEFDEQLDEFVAKIVSGPPIALRHANRLLGEGLEKSLGQALTDEATAQGIVFETEDHEEGVNAFFEDRDPEYEGR; this comes from the coding sequence ATGGCGCTCGGCGACGACGTCCTCCTCGACATCGAAGACGAGGGGGTCGCGACGATTACGCTCAACCAGCCGGACCGACGCAATCCCCTCTCGGAGGGGATCAGTGCGGGGCTCACCGAAGCCCTCGACGAGATCGAAGACAGCGACGCCCGCTGCGTGGTCGTCGAGGGATCGGGCGGGTCGTTCTCCGCCGGCGGCGACATCGAATCGATGGTCGAGGGCATCGAAAACGAGGTTCCCGCCGACGAACGGGTCCGCACGCTCGAGCGGTCGACCAACGAACTGATGCGGCGGCTCGTCGAGTTCCCGGTGCCGACGGTCGCGGCCATCGACGGCCCCGCCGTCGGTGCCGGCGCGAACCTGGCGCTGGCCTGTGACATGCAACTCGCCACCGAAGACGCCGTCTTCGGCTTCGTCTTCCGGCAGGTCGGGCTGAGCGTCGACGCGGGCACCTCCTATCTGCTCCCCCGCGTCGTCGGCGAGAACGTCGCGAAGGAACTCGTCCTCACGGGCGACATCATCGGCGCGGATCGAGCCCTCGGCCTCGGACTGGTCAACCACGTCTACGGGGCCGACGAGTTCGACGAGCAGCTCGACGAGTTCGTCGCGAAGATCGTCTCCGGCCCGCCGATCGCGCTGCGCCACGCCAACCGCCTCCTCGGCGAGGGCCTCGAGAAGTCGCTCGGACAGGCCCTGACCGACGAGGCGACGGCACAGGGAATCGTCTTCGAGACCGAGGATCACGAGGAGGGGGTCAACGCCTTCTTCGAGGACCGCGATCCCGAGTACGAAGGCCGATAG